One Xiphophorus hellerii strain 12219 chromosome 1, Xiphophorus_hellerii-4.1, whole genome shotgun sequence DNA segment encodes these proteins:
- the nr2c2 gene encoding nuclear receptor subfamily 2 group C member 2 isoform X2 has protein sequence MGESPQRFRVISAEPATTPQRIQIVTDQQTGQKIQIVTAMNPSSASKQQFILTTADSSGASKVILASPETHNSKQVIFTAADSLMPGRIQIVTDPVSMERLLGQSGDLSRSQPVEYCVVCGDKASGRHYGAVSCEGCKGFFKRSVRKNLTYSCRSKQDCVINKHHRNRCQFCRLRKCLNMGMKTDSVQSERKPIDVVPRERHSNCAASTQKIYIRKDLNSPLIATPTFISDTDTDGSRSSLLDQGMLVNIQQPVIQADGTLLLATDSKMDSEHGNLGTLANVVTSLANLSDSLKESLNNGDTSDSQQEEQSASEITRAFDTLAKVFNPPEAGGEQNLAEKSHCVSGTTIQLIGRDQETPIIEVEGPLLTDSHVGFKLTMPSPMPEYLNVHYICESASRLLFLSMHWARSIPAFSVLGQEANTSLVRACWNELFILGLAQCAHVMNLSTILTAIINHLQSSVQDDKLSGERVKQVMEHIWKFQEFCNSMTRLETDSYEYAYLKAIVLFSPDHPGVESSGQVEKFQEKALMELQDYVQKTYPEDTYRLTRILTRLPALRLMNSSITEELFFTGLIGNVSIDSIIPYILKMETAEYNSQDSDSTE, from the exons ATGGGTGAGTCTCCCCAGCGCTTTCGGGTCATCTCTGCAGAGCCTGCCACAACACCACAGCGAATACAG ATTGTAACCGACCAGCAGACGGGTCAGAAGATCCAGATTGTGACAGCGATGAACCCGTCCAGTGCTTCAAAGCAGCAGTTCATCCTGACAACGGCTGACAGCTCAGGGGCGAGCAAAGTTATCCTGGCCTCACCGGAGACTCACAACTCGAAGCAGGTCATCTTCACAGCTGCAGACAGCCTGATGCCAGGAAGGATACAG ATCGTCACAGATCCAGTGTCAATGGAGCGTTTGTTGGGACAGTCAGGAGATCTAAGTCGATCTCAGCCAGTGGAATATTGCGTGGTGTGTGGCGACAAAGCTTCAG GGCGTCACTATGGAGCTGTCAGCTGTGAGGGATGCAAAGGTTTCTTCAAGCGGAGTGTGAGGAAAAATCTCACCTACAGTTGTCGCAGTAAGCAGGACTGTGTCATCAACAAACATCACCGCAACCGCTGCCAGTTCTGCCGGCTGAGAAAATGCCTTAACATGGGGATGAAAACTGATT CTGTCCAGAGTGAGAGGAAACCCATCGACGTTGTTCCCCGAGAAAGACACTCCAACtgtgctgcctccacccagaaGATCTACATCCGCAAGGATCTCAACAGCCCACTCATCGCTACACCAACCTTTATCTCTGATACAGATACAGATGGTTCCAG ATCCAGCCTGCTGGACCAGGGAATGCTGGTTAATATCCAGCAGCCGGTTATTCAGGCTGATGGGACGTTGCTGTTGGCAACAGACTCCAAG ATGGATTCTGAGCACGGAAACCTGGGGACGCTTGCCAATGTTGTGACATCACTTGCCAACCTGAGTGATTCGCTGAAAGAAAGCCTGAACAATGGTGATACCTCAGACAGCCAGCAGGAGGAGCAGTCTGCAAGCGAGATAACACG TGCCTTTGACACTCTGGCCAAAGTCTTCAACCCACCTGAAGCAGGGGGAGAACAGAACCTGGCTGAGAAGTCGCATTGTGTCAGTGGGACTACCATCCAGCTGATTGGACGGGACCAAGAGACGCCCATCATTGAGGTGGAGGGACCGCTGCTCACCGACAGCCATGTTGGTTTCAAG CTGACCATGCCCAGCCCCATGCCCGAGTATCTGAATGTACACTACATCTGTGAGTCGGCGTCCaggctcctcttcctctccatgCACTGGGCACGCTCCATTCCTGCCTTCTCAGTACTTGG TCAGGAGGCAAACACAAGCTTGGTGCGAGCTTGCTGGAACGAGCTGTTCATCCTGGGTCTTGCTCAGTGTGCTCACGTGATGAACCTGTCAACCATCCTGACTGCCATCATTAACCATCTGCAAAGCAGCGTCCAGGACG acaaACTTTCTGGAGAGAGGGTGAAGCAGGTGATGGAGCACATCTGGAAGTTCCAGGAGTTTTGTAACAGCATGACACGGCTGGAGACTGACAGCTACGAATATGCCTACCTAAAGGCTATTGTGTTGTTCAGTCCTG ATCACCCAGGTGTGGAGAGCAGCGGCCAGGTTGAGAAGTTCCAAGAGAAAGCCCTCATGGAGCTGCAAGACTATGTGCAAAAAACATATCCTGAAGACACATACAG ACTAACACGCATCCTGACACGTCTGCCTGCCCTTCGTCTAATGAACTCAAGTATCACAGAGGAACTTTTCTTCACTGGTTTGATAGGCAACGTCTCTATTGACAGCATCATTCCCTACATACTCAAGATGGAGACAGCGGAGTATAACAGCCAGGACTCGGACTCAACAGAATGA
- the nr2c2 gene encoding nuclear receptor subfamily 2 group C member 2 isoform X1: protein MIMATNLNLLSQQKSDSEHEAEGSCSPSDPSDPVMGESPQRFRVISAEPATTPQRIQIVTDQQTGQKIQIVTAMNPSSASKQQFILTTADSSGASKVILASPETHNSKQVIFTAADSLMPGRIQIVTDPVSMERLLGQSGDLSRSQPVEYCVVCGDKASGRHYGAVSCEGCKGFFKRSVRKNLTYSCRSKQDCVINKHHRNRCQFCRLRKCLNMGMKTDSVQSERKPIDVVPRERHSNCAASTQKIYIRKDLNSPLIATPTFISDTDTDGSRSSLLDQGMLVNIQQPVIQADGTLLLATDSKMDSEHGNLGTLANVVTSLANLSDSLKESLNNGDTSDSQQEEQSASEITRAFDTLAKVFNPPEAGGEQNLAEKSHCVSGTTIQLIGRDQETPIIEVEGPLLTDSHVGFKLTMPSPMPEYLNVHYICESASRLLFLSMHWARSIPAFSVLGQEANTSLVRACWNELFILGLAQCAHVMNLSTILTAIINHLQSSVQDDKLSGERVKQVMEHIWKFQEFCNSMTRLETDSYEYAYLKAIVLFSPDHPGVESSGQVEKFQEKALMELQDYVQKTYPEDTYRLTRILTRLPALRLMNSSITEELFFTGLIGNVSIDSIIPYILKMETAEYNSQDSDSTE, encoded by the exons ATGATCATGGCGACCAACCTGAACCTGCTCTCTCAGCAGAAATCAGACTCTGAGCATGAGGCAGAG GGGTCATGCTCTCCATCAGATCCATCAGATCCAGTGATGGGTGAGTCTCCCCAGCGCTTTCGGGTCATCTCTGCAGAGCCTGCCACAACACCACAGCGAATACAG ATTGTAACCGACCAGCAGACGGGTCAGAAGATCCAGATTGTGACAGCGATGAACCCGTCCAGTGCTTCAAAGCAGCAGTTCATCCTGACAACGGCTGACAGCTCAGGGGCGAGCAAAGTTATCCTGGCCTCACCGGAGACTCACAACTCGAAGCAGGTCATCTTCACAGCTGCAGACAGCCTGATGCCAGGAAGGATACAG ATCGTCACAGATCCAGTGTCAATGGAGCGTTTGTTGGGACAGTCAGGAGATCTAAGTCGATCTCAGCCAGTGGAATATTGCGTGGTGTGTGGCGACAAAGCTTCAG GGCGTCACTATGGAGCTGTCAGCTGTGAGGGATGCAAAGGTTTCTTCAAGCGGAGTGTGAGGAAAAATCTCACCTACAGTTGTCGCAGTAAGCAGGACTGTGTCATCAACAAACATCACCGCAACCGCTGCCAGTTCTGCCGGCTGAGAAAATGCCTTAACATGGGGATGAAAACTGATT CTGTCCAGAGTGAGAGGAAACCCATCGACGTTGTTCCCCGAGAAAGACACTCCAACtgtgctgcctccacccagaaGATCTACATCCGCAAGGATCTCAACAGCCCACTCATCGCTACACCAACCTTTATCTCTGATACAGATACAGATGGTTCCAG ATCCAGCCTGCTGGACCAGGGAATGCTGGTTAATATCCAGCAGCCGGTTATTCAGGCTGATGGGACGTTGCTGTTGGCAACAGACTCCAAG ATGGATTCTGAGCACGGAAACCTGGGGACGCTTGCCAATGTTGTGACATCACTTGCCAACCTGAGTGATTCGCTGAAAGAAAGCCTGAACAATGGTGATACCTCAGACAGCCAGCAGGAGGAGCAGTCTGCAAGCGAGATAACACG TGCCTTTGACACTCTGGCCAAAGTCTTCAACCCACCTGAAGCAGGGGGAGAACAGAACCTGGCTGAGAAGTCGCATTGTGTCAGTGGGACTACCATCCAGCTGATTGGACGGGACCAAGAGACGCCCATCATTGAGGTGGAGGGACCGCTGCTCACCGACAGCCATGTTGGTTTCAAG CTGACCATGCCCAGCCCCATGCCCGAGTATCTGAATGTACACTACATCTGTGAGTCGGCGTCCaggctcctcttcctctccatgCACTGGGCACGCTCCATTCCTGCCTTCTCAGTACTTGG TCAGGAGGCAAACACAAGCTTGGTGCGAGCTTGCTGGAACGAGCTGTTCATCCTGGGTCTTGCTCAGTGTGCTCACGTGATGAACCTGTCAACCATCCTGACTGCCATCATTAACCATCTGCAAAGCAGCGTCCAGGACG acaaACTTTCTGGAGAGAGGGTGAAGCAGGTGATGGAGCACATCTGGAAGTTCCAGGAGTTTTGTAACAGCATGACACGGCTGGAGACTGACAGCTACGAATATGCCTACCTAAAGGCTATTGTGTTGTTCAGTCCTG ATCACCCAGGTGTGGAGAGCAGCGGCCAGGTTGAGAAGTTCCAAGAGAAAGCCCTCATGGAGCTGCAAGACTATGTGCAAAAAACATATCCTGAAGACACATACAG ACTAACACGCATCCTGACACGTCTGCCTGCCCTTCGTCTAATGAACTCAAGTATCACAGAGGAACTTTTCTTCACTGGTTTGATAGGCAACGTCTCTATTGACAGCATCATTCCCTACATACTCAAGATGGAGACAGCGGAGTATAACAGCCAGGACTCGGACTCAACAGAATGA
- the b3galt4 gene encoding beta-1,3-galactosyltransferase 5, whose translation MMMVIMVGRGCCKPRLGKRGNRTGIFPSLCGILACAAVLALLFLDIIETWVTSMGMSRAVEPHVAIVSPQSLPPSRPEEFLLMPSPLVCQRAKPYLITIVTSAPANQRARQAIRDTWGGQMEVRGLRVMTLFMVGVASDPGLGKLLIEEAREKGDLIQGRFLDSYANLTLKTLAMLGWVRRFCPQAHFMAKVDDDVFFNPSVLLHFLNKSQNPYEQGDLYLGRVHLHVAPNRDPDSKHYLPSGAYPLSVFPDYCSGTAYVFSRSALLKVALAASASPLSTPLPPEDVFVGLCAYAAGVRPSHCPLFAGGPPVPYGRCCYQAMVSVHQITPKEMLDYWKDVHSSPTCSWLNQRASLGMCKVRAMLGSALGLEK comes from the coding sequence ATGATGATGGTGATCATGGTCGGAAGGGGATGTTGCAAGCCCAGGTTAGGAAAGCGCGGAAACAGGACGGGGATCTTTCCGTCCCTGTGCGGCATCCTGGCCTGCGCCGCGGTGCTCGCGCTGCTCTTCCTGGACATCATTGAGACGTGGGTCACCTCGATGGGCATGAGCAGGGCGGTGGAGCCGCATGTCGCCATCGTCTCGCCCCAGAGCCTACCCCCCTCCAGACCTGAGGAATTCCTGCTCATGCCCAGCCCGCTTGTGTGCCAGCGCGCCAAGCCTTACCTCATCACCATAGTGACCTCAGCACCTGCCAATCAGCGGGCTCGTCAGGCCATCAGAGACACCTGGGGCGGACAGATGGAGGTACGGGGCCTGCGGGTCATGACCCTCTTCATGGTGGGCGTGGCCTCTGACCCCGGCCTGGGAAAGCTGCTGATAGAAGAAGCCAGGGAGAAAGGGGATCTGATTCAGGGCCGGTTCTTGGACTCCTATGCCAACCTTACCCTGAAGACCCTGGCCATGCTGGGCTGGGTCCGTAGGTTCTGCCCTCAAGCTCACTTCATGGCCAAAGTGGATGATGACGTCTTCTTCAATCCCAGCGTTCTTCTGCATTTCCTAAACAAAAGCCAGAACCCTTACGAGCAAGGGGACTTGTACCTGGGTAGAGTCCATCTCCATGTGGCCCCAAACCGCGACCCAGACAGCAAGCACTACCTCCCATCAGGGGCCTACCCGTTGTCTGTGTTCCCCGACTATTGCAGTGGCACAGCCTACGTCTTTTCTCGCTCTGCATTGCTCAAAGTTGCCCTTGCAGCATCAGCATCGCCTCTGTCCACTCCTTTACCCCCCGAGGATGTGTTTGTTGGCCTCTGCGCCTACGCTGCTGGGGTGCGGCCCTCACATTGCCCTCTCTTCGCCGGGGGTCCACCTGTGCCATACGGACGCTGCTGCTATCAAGCTATGGTGTCCGTCCACCAAATCACACCCAAGGAGATGCTGGACTACTGGAAAGATGTCCATTCATCCCCCACCTGCTCCTGGCTGAATCAGCGAGCTTCTCTGGGGATGTGCAAAGTCAGGGCGATGCTGGGCTCAGCCCTGGGCCTGGAGAAATGA
- the wdr46 gene encoding WD repeat-containing protein 46, protein MASPSEADANVSHVEKKKKPPVRYWQETGGKTKDDNKAEGQLEQQKEQQTQREKKRKRDEQPGGGTKVISGKSDPFPGPAPIPKDKLEKFKRKGKIQKPHQHHYKLKDIITRSEEASEMAQKQAARFDFLLPEDAGFLEGDEDEDTCMISQEDIADAVDITSGAKYFNLKLCQFGPYRLDYSRTGRHLLLGGRRGHVACVDWQSKQLMCELNVMESVNDVKWLHTEHMFAVAQKKWLYIYDSNGIELHCIRKFNDVLRMQFLPYHFLLATASATGFLQYLDVSIGKEVAAICTKTGRLDVMCQNPHNAVIHLGHSNGTVTLWSPNQKEALVKMLCHQGGVRSVTVDKTGTYMITSGMDKKMKVFDIRAFKPLRSYFLPTGASCLSLSQRGLLSAATGDIVQVYRDVWSTPVTKPYMAHRVRGSVWGLGFCPFEDVLGVGHGEGFTSMLVPGAGEPNFDGLDANPYRSAKQRQEWEVKALLEKIQPELITLDPSELGHVDRATFEQRHQDRVEALGFDPLGKEKFVPKHKKKGRSSAAGIERRKRQVAHEDQRDVIRKTVEDRMKLEEDRNRMKEKKAALSGKRSALDRFKK, encoded by the exons ATGGCGTCTCCCAGCGAGGCAGATGCGAATGTTTCACacgtggaaaaaaagaaaaag CCTCCAGTTCGTTACTGGCAGGAGACAGGAGGTAAAACGAAAGATGACAACAAAGCTGAAGGACAGCTTGAGCAACAGAAGGAGCAACAGActcagagagaaaagaaaaggaagcgAGATGAACAGCCGGGCGGTGGAACGAAAGTCATATCGGGG AAATCCGACCCTTTCCCCGGGCCTGCTCCTATCCCGAAAGACAAGCTTGAGAAATTCAAGAGAAAAGGCAAAATTCAGAAG CCTCATCAGCACCATTACAAGCTGAAGGACATCATCACTCGCTCAGAGGAAGCTTCAGAAATGGCCCAGAAACAAGCTGCTCGATTTGACTTCCTGCTGCCAGAAGACGCAGG CTTTTTAGAAggagatgaagatgaggatACGTGCATGATCTCACAGGAGGATATCGCTGATGCTGTGGACATTACATCTGGAGCAAAG tattttaatctaaaactgTGTCAGTTTGGTCCATATCGCCTGGATTACAGCAGAACAGGACG cCATCTGCTGCTGGGTGGAAGGAGAGGCCATGTAGCTTGTGTAGACTGGCAGTCCAAGCAGCTCATGTGTGAGCTAAACGTCATGGAGTCTGTCAATGATGTCAA GTGGCTCCACACTGAACACATGTTTGCTGTCGCTCAGAAGAAGTGGCTCTACATCTACGACTCCAATGGGATAGAGCTGCACTGCATTCGTAAGTTTAACGACGTCTTACGAATGCAGTTCCTCCCGTACCACTTTCTCCTAGCTACAGCG AGTGCAACGGGCTTCCTCCAGTACTTGGATGTGTCCATTGGAAAGGAGGTGGCAGCCATCTGTACCAAGACCGGCCGGCTTGATGTGATGTGCCAGAACCCTCACAATGCTGTCATCCACCTCGGCCACTCCAACGGCACAGTTACGCTTTGGTCACCCAATCAGAAAGAAGCCCTGGTCAAAATGCTCTGTCACCAAGGTGGCGTCCGTTCAGTTACTGTGGATAAAACTGGCAC ATACATGATTACATCTGgaatggataaaaaaatgaaagtcttTGACATCAGAGCTTTCAAGCCCCTCAGGTCTTACTTCCTTCCTACTGGAGCTTCATGTTTGTCTCTGAGCCAGAGAGGACTGCTGTCTGCAGCCACAGGGGACATTGTTCAG GTTTACAGGGATGTGTGGAGCACACCAGTCACTAAACCCTACATGGCTCACCGGGTGCGAGGATCAGTTTGGGGACTTGGCTTTTGCCCCTTTGAGGATGTCCTTGGAGTTGGACATGGCGAGGGTTTCACCAGCATGCTCGTACCAG GGGCTGGGGAGCCTAACTTTGACGGCCTGGATGCAAATCCATACCGCAGTGCAAAGCAGAGACAGGAGTGGGAGGTCAAGGCTCTGCTGGAGAAGATTCAGCCTGAACTCATTACGCTGGACCCCTCAGAGCTGGGTCATGTTGATCGTGCTACTTTTGAGCAGAGGCATCAAGACAGAGTCGAAGCTCTG GGCTTTGATCCTCTTGGCAAAGAGAAATTTGTTCCGAAACATAAGAAAAAAGGTCGCAGTTCTGCTGCTGGTATTGAAAGGCGGAAGAGGCAAGTGGCCCATGAGGACCAGAGG GACGTTATCAGAAAAACTGTGGAGGACAGAATGAAACTGGAGGAAGATCGAAACAGGATGAAGGAGAAGAAAGCAGCACTGTCTGGAAAAAGATCTGCTCTGGACAGattcaaaaaatag
- the mrps25 gene encoding small ribosomal subunit protein mS25 → MPMKGRYPIRRTLEYLQKGDIIFKTRVKIMTVNYNTHGELSEGARKFVFFNIPQIQYKNPWVQIMMFKNMTPSPFLKFYLDDGEQVLVDVEGKDYKLISQHVKKILGKSDEVLHAEAQAKMQASHPANFGPKKYCLRECICEVEGQVPCPSTTPLPKEMTGKYRAKMAETQD, encoded by the exons ATGCCTATGAAAGGGAGGTATCCGATCAGAAGGACGCTGGAGTATCTCCAGAAGGGCGACATCATTTTTAAGACGAGGGTGAAGATCATGACGGTGAATTACAACACACATGGAGAGCTGAGCGAAGGAGCAAG gaagtttgtatttttcaacATCCCGCAGATTCAGTACAAGAACCCGTGGGTCCAAATAATGATGTTCAAGAATATGACGCCATCGCCCTTCCTGAAGTTTTACCTGG ATGATGGTGAGCAAGTCCTGGTGGACGTGGAGGGAAAGGACTACAAGCTAATTTCACAGCATGTTAAGAAGATTCTGGGTAAATCAGA TGAAGTGCTGCATGCTGAAGCTCAAGCCAAGATGCAGGCGTCCCACCCTGCCAACTTCGGCCCAAAGAAGTACTGTCTGAGGGAGTGCATATGTGAGGTGGAGGGCCAAGTGCCGTGTCCCAGCACTACTCCGCTGCCAAAGGAGATGACGGGCAAATACAGAGCCAAGATGGCAGAGACACAGGACTGA